Part of the Brassica napus cultivar Da-Ae chromosome C4 unlocalized genomic scaffold, Da-Ae chrC04_Random_22, whole genome shotgun sequence genome is shown below.
AATTGATTGGGTACCCGTATTTCTATAATATAGCTTACATACGTATAAATATCAGgtatttttagttttcaaacattcaaataatttaaaaatattatttacaaacCGAAATACAAAAACACAAAGAAGCCCCAGAATGCTTTTTAtccaatataattaaaattatccgAAATATACAAATTTTGTTCGGAAACCCAACAAAATCTGATATTTAATtccaaaacttatttttttaaactcgAATTAACTAAAAAACCAGAACCAAGTTCCAAATTTACCTAGAATATTAGCCGGTTTCTAATTTTGttacccaaaccaaaccaaaaaccaaataactgaaccgaaatgattttttaaaattcctgGATGGTTTAAACTTCTAAACCCAAAGAACCGAATCAGACCCGAATTGAAAACCGAATATGCAAGGCtaactattatatatacacaCCAAAATGATTGATGTCCTTAAAGGCCGGTCCTGAAACTTCTCTGGTTAGAggagtttagaaaatatttggTCATCTTAAATCTTTTACTGAAGAAGATCCAAGATATATTTCttgaaatattaatattaagtaatattaaaacaaaataaatgttgatatttaattttaattatattttatatgacgTGTAAACTTATCCACCAAtcttttatgattaatttattaatcataATCTTATAAATTGACACAATCAACAATCCATTCAACACttgttataaaatattcaaTCATCTATATACATTTTCTAAAATAGTGTAATACCTCATATAGCTTTTTAATTCTTTCTctataacatttttaattttttgttgaaatgtaatatgtattgataaaaaaaagaatttttttttacaatgcTCCAGATGATCAATTGTATGAAAGAAATGAAACCAGAGGAAGCTGGTAAAAAAACTTTGAGAAATTCCCTTAGATAGCtattttcagtttatttttcacaaaaatagatttcaaaaaagaaaaagaccaaaatacgttttattaaatggtaaatatgcatttacaccaaaaagttaattaatctagatttagagtttagagttaaggggtggagttttggggatagagtttcaaatttaaaaaataaaaaataaatattaaaatttcaaaataaaaaagatctattttggtcattatattttttaagtgctaattttgtgacaaaaacttaaaaatgattatttgagagaattgcccaaAAACTTATACAAGAAACAATTTGAAagggttataaaaaaaaatttgtaccaTGACTATCATGATATATTCTATTTTGgtagtattattttttacttttgaatatttttaaaaaataaatagataccGCAACTTTTGCCGTTTCGAACTCGGAAGCCATAACGCGCACAGAAACCAACtaagttttcttatatttaagaaaaatgatTGCGCTATCTACACGAACAAATATTGCACCATATGACCAAAGATCTGgacaaaaatgatttattaaaaactatacGAAGTATATGAATCACATTAAAAGATCAATGAACTATTGGGTGTTATGATGCCAACACCATTAATATAATTCCGATAGCTATAAAGTGTGTTGGACTTATAAGCCGGCAATATCTCATATGATGcttaacatattttaatatgttatttcATGTTCTTTGGTGtataatattgaattttgaaTACTTAATATAtgtgttcatttttttttatgatcgTTTGAATATATGTTATGATccgtttctcaaaaaaaaattattgagtgATGTCTAATTGCAGATCTGACACATTTCcgatatcaaaaatatatttattgtattaACAACGTAATACATATTATTTCACGGATTGAGATTCATTAGATTCAACACAATACTTTTTTTTACAGATGTATGACTATGTGGTGTTGTATTGTTCTTGTAGGTATGAAATCATTTTtcctatatttaaatttatgtgtCCGAATAACATGTTTGATGGGCTTATACCAAGACCAGCTCTACCCATTGATAATCTACACAAATAACGTGTATGTGAATAATTCCAACTtctaacaaattttattatctCTGATTAGGGTTTCTACAACCTTACTTCTCGGAGACCACAACATCTCTTGGACATTTTGGAGCTAGGTTACAATGTTATGTACAATGATGTTGATATGGTCTGGCTACAAGATCCATTTAAGTATTTACAGGGAGGCCACGACGTATACTTCATGGATGACATGACAACGGTACGCAATTGCAGCTTTTGCATGTTAGAGTATTTATTTATCCTTAGTATTGGTTGATTTTGGTGCTGCCAGATTAAGCCTTTAAATTACTCTCATGGTTTACCACCGAGCCGGAACGGAGTGACTTATGTATGTAGCTGCATGATTTTCTTGCGTTGCACTAGTGGTGCAAAGCTTCTATTGAAGAAATGGGTTGAAGAAATTCGAGCTCAGCCTTGGTCTAACACCGAAGCAAAGAAACCACATGATCAACCTGCTTTTAATAGGGCACTTCACAAAACAACTCATCAGGTATCGAATTGCTTCCTCTAAGTTCCACATATACTTAATTGCCAAGATTCGTTTACCCAATTAATGGTACTAAAGCTTTAAATCTTAAAAGAATGTGTTATGACTATTGGAAGTTAGAAGAAACCCAAAGTGTGATAAGTGAATAAATTCacgatctatactattaaatagAAGTCATGgcttctttcatgtgtgatattttaaatgGACTATCTCTAGAAagttgattattatttttttttgtattttcatgataaaattctaacaacctatttaattctctttttttccatcaaaatattattagatatgcataatttcgaaaatataatattccatcaatatataattatattttcatataaccatttataatctacttaataataaaaacatttaattattcTAGAGTTTATACATGTATAAtatctaattaataataataataataacatttattatgcaaatacaataatgtTAGAATTTTACCTTGCAAATAATAAAATCCTAAActattgtatttgcattattattattaattatattatacatgtatcaatatttatataggtATTGTGTTAACAACCATGTATTGAtaaatatatctatactattaaaatagaagtcatgacttatttcatgtgtgatattttaaatgGATCATCCCTAGAagttgattatatttttttttgtattttcatgataaaattctaacaacttatttaattctctttttattccatcaaaatattattagatatgcataatttcgaaaatataatattccataaatatataattacatttGCATATAACCAATTATAATatacttaataataataacatttaattattctaGGGTTTATACTTGTATAAGatctaattaattaataataataacatttattatgcaaatacaataatgtTAGAATTTTacctcaaatattaaaaatcctaacactattgtatttgcatcattattattaattatattatacatGTATCAATATTCATATAGGTATTGTGTTAACAAACATGtactgataaatatataatattttaaaatacaatactaTAGATTCAACCATATACTGTTTTCTAATAAATAACTTTCCAtgcgtgattttttttttaatttggacaattcattaaaattttatcaactTTTTCatgaatttattataatatttttatctttttatttgaatacaaaTCAGTATTTTTTAAGAAAGTTCAATATATTTAATGATAATAACAGTTTAAActgattaattttcaaaatacaatttgcaaatattttgttagaaaGATTCATTTCTATTTCATATTAATAGAATATATTTACTCAACTTAGTGTATTTGTCAAATATGATATTtactacaaaattattttgaagtacaatgtattttttaaaaaatatgtttctttAACAGTATCTCAAAAAATTTCTTCTCTACTATATATGTCCAATTTAATTTGTTtccatataaattttaaaatttaaataaaaaatatgtaaagtagtattgttacataataatgttttcaaaataattatttttacaaaaatacaaaattatagtaataatatataagcCACGTAAACATAGctattataaaattacataatatataacactaaattacattattaagttatttttaaattttgttatactCCTTCCGTAtacaaatatatgatgttttagttttttttctttgtatacaaatgtatgatgttcaatttttaattaaagcaatttgctttaaaaataaaatattaatcaaaatgtAAAAATGTAAGTGGTTGAATTTtattgaaaatcaaataaaactttaaactaactaaagaaaaaaaaaaattaatagataaaagtaaatatttaatatgtgtgaacaaccttaaacatcatatatttgtatcaagAGAgagtataaactaaaatatttaaaatataagtatagaaataaaaaatctacACGGCTGTGCTTGTCCGGATCtagttcatattaatttagatgTCCATGAATTTAAAAGAATATCATAATTAGTTTGTTAGGTCAAATCAGATTTTCTAAGTAAGATATATTATTGATGATTTTAGATGTGATTCAGTTCAAGATTTCCCATGAAATCCATCATCCTGATGGAACATATTAGAAGCACTCataaaatttatactattttttgGTACTTCGAGATTTCTAATTTTATCAACTCATGTTCGATGACTTTGTTGGTTTCAATCTCAGAGTTAGTTTTTCACTACTTGTCCATTTTCAGCccttttgtgattttaaattttcCAGGTAGATGTCTACTTGCTTCCACAATCAGCTTTCCCGTCAGGAGGATTGTACTTTAAGAACAAGAAATGGGTTAATGAGACAAATGGGAAACATGTGATAGTTCACAATAACTACATTGTCGGCTACAACCAAAAGTTGAAACGCTTCCAAGATTTTGGTCTATGGCTAGTCGATGATTTTTCTCATGAGTCACCACTGGAAAAATTAGAGTAAAAATTGATTGCACCAAAAAAATTTCCTCTATCTTTTGGTTGTTATCCTGAGGCTAACATGCAATATCAATTTTTGCTACTCAGGTTAGTCCAGGAGCAGAATACTGAAGAGAAGAAACAGAAGGGAAGAGGGagaaaacaaacagaaaatagGGGTCAAAAACAGAACATCCTCTAGAGGATGTCTTATATACAACAAACTAGGAGAGGTACGTGCTACGCGCGGGATTTGATGGAtcgatttttataaaaaaataattttgtgtacgttttcttttatgtttagTTGGGTGTGAATATGATTATGTTGTCTACCTCATAACTAAAAATGATCGAATTCGTAGTATTGTTGCTATTTTAATCCCCAATTGTAAGCTTTTATAgtgttttaagttttataacactataaaatacataaatcaatTGGATTCGATCAAAAGAGAATGGGATCGAGTTTTCTAATACCGTTGTATCTTCATTTTTGTGAGGGTTTTAAAAATAGTGGAGAATGAGGTTTTTATTTAGAGGAACTCCTTGTTAGAGTTATTATAGTTGTTTTGGAGAATGTTAGTAATTGATATTATTAACAATAGTTGTTATTTTTTtgccttttttgtttttttgtgtaatgttttttggttatattttcttatttattatgtaattaatcgtactaataaatttattaataaggaaaaataaaaaataaaaagaaaaggcaAAGGCAAAAAAGTGACAAATGTATTATTCTAAACGGACAAACTGAGTATAATTTCTTGTAcatgaaaatagaaaatattttgactAAAATATTGTGTCTCAACATGTAGGCATCTTATGTTTATTTGGATCCAGTCAATTATGCATTGGTGATGATAGATATGATTGTATCGCAATGAATTTATGACGTCTTTACTttgatatatgatttttttacatGGTTGTTAGTTTATTTACTTATGTTCAGGTTTGTATTATGATAGCATTTTATTTCATAGAGTGGCTTGATGGAATTTGTGCGCCGGTATAACACTTTTTGGAGTAGGAGGATGGTACGATTTTTGAATTTTGCCACGTTTAccgctatttacatttaattcaCAATTTGAACTCTGGATTAGAAATAAGTTATTTAGAAAATCTATTATTTAGACCATATATCGTTGTCACCAATAAGACTTGTGGTTCTGGTGCTGTTTCTAGCTCTGTGCATAGAAACAAatgaatctaatttttttaaaacaaattagcATATGGAAGGAAATGGTATTCACATCTTGTAATGAGTAGTCGTCATGCGTTACAAACCAAATATGGGTCAACTTTTTAGACTTGTAGGCCCTTttcttgaataattttttttgtgtccaCAGTAAAATAGTTGTCTACAAAAAATTTGGGTGACTAatgataaagttttttttttttgaaaaaggactaatgataaaattataaacattatttGAAAGTTTAAATTATATGGAGCCCTGCGCAAAATGTAGTTTTGCGTTTATATTTATGTCTACATgttcaaaataacattttcataGTACGTAATATTGTACTATGAACAAACATCGATTGTATCTGATCGACCCACGATAACGTGAACTTTAAGGTTCCACTTTTGTATTAAAGTATTGGTCTTATGATTTTCTAGTTATTTCATTTCCTTTattgaatttataataataactgccagcttcatcatcatcatcacaaatATTTACAAccattatctctctctctttcttggatcatcacacatccatacAAAGACTAAAGACGAAGGTACTAATTGGCTTAATGACATGCAGAGAAATTCTCCATAAGATGAAGGTATTAATTGGCTTAATGGCTTATCTTATTAGGTTGATTCTTCTTTGATTGATGTTACTGTGAGATCTTAAACTGATTAGCTCTATTACACCCTTTCGTTGATTAGCCATGATACTCGTTTTAGTTCTTCTCTAGCCATGAGACTCGTTTTAGTTCTTCTCTGTTTGGAACTGATGTTAGCAATCTGATGAGGGAATTTGATTAAATTTGACTTGCCTTTTTTGCATTTAGTTAATGAATCTGAAGATTCTGTGTGAAGATGGCAGTTCTCGATTCTCCTCTGTTTGTTAATGACTTTACTCTGGTTAAAGGTCTGAGATTTTTGTTCAAGTATGTGAATGAATCTGAAAAGTTCTCACTTTGATTTCATTTTGTGGATAGAGGCAAAAGCAAGAAGTGGAAAAACATCAGTGTTGGGTATGGGCCTAGCCTTCCCAAAAGCCCCGTAAGACAATTACCCAGACACATGATTACAACAAAGAAGATCGGCTCGTCGACTTGAAAGCCGGCGTTCGGCTCGGCTCCAGACTACTTTTAGTCGATGAGATGATTGACTGAACATCATCGGCTCGCCGACCTGACACAACGGCCCGATGAGTCGGCCCAATTACTCGAGGAGGCCCATCGAGACAAGACACATTAGGTCAACGAGCGTTCACCTATAAAAGGAGGAGACAAGGCAACAAGGAGGGGATCCGCAAATTACTACACTCACTTtcggctagaattagggttttacatCTTAGATCTCGCCGACTTGTGCGGTCCGACGAATTTGTCTTCGCCGGACTTTTTCCTCTGTTCTCTTCCCCTTTTGTAACTCGGTTTCGACTCActgatctaataaaacacgtCTTTGTCTTGACCCACCGACGAGAACTCGTCTCTTCTCTTTACTAGTTTATTGACAGTCTCAGTttaaacagttggcgcccaccgtggggcagaCAGAGTAGCGTCAGCAAAAGATCGTGACTCGACCCGACTCATCGTCCGACGACGAGTCGCCTGTGACCGAAGGCGCTCCAACAGCAGCGCCCTTTGTAGAAACCATACTCGAGAGGATGGCGCAGCAAGACGCCGCCCAAAAGGCGACGACCGAGCAACTCGCCGCCATTCTAGCTCTGCTGGCCGGAGGCTCAGGAGATCCGGCTACGACGGTCCGAAAACAACTGTTCGACACTTACCGAACAGCCAGTGCCGGAAACCCCGCAAACACGAGTGCCGTACAGGTCCAAACTCCCGGCGGCGTCGACCTCGTTACCGTCCGGGAACTCGCTGAGCTTAAGCAATCAG
Proteins encoded:
- the LOC125594750 gene encoding UDP-D-xylose:L-fucose alpha-1,3-D-xylosyltransferase 3-like, which translates into the protein MAQPQQRPIANRPISFLNRNGLFLLLLALLVFLGVYLPLSESPLFMFQNRTSSSSSPSFVVSDWRDYSLAQAAKFVAKNGTVIVCAVSYPFLPFLNNWLISISRQKHHEKVLVIAEDYALLYKVNEKWPGHAVLIPPALDPKAAHHFGSQGFYNLTSRRPQHLLDILELGYNVMYNDVDMVWLQDPFKYLQGGHDVYFMDDMTTIKPLNYSHGLPPSRNGVTYVCSCMIFLRCTSGAKLLLKKWVEEIRAQPWSNTEAKKPHDQPAFNRALHKTTHQVDVYLLPQSAFPSGGLYFKNKKWVNETNGKHVIVHNNYIVGYNQKLKRFQDFGLWLVDDFSHESPLEKLELVQEQNTEEKKQKGRGRKQTENRGQKQNIL